A section of the Cololabis saira isolate AMF1-May2022 chromosome 16, fColSai1.1, whole genome shotgun sequence genome encodes:
- the stard9 gene encoding stAR-related lipid transfer protein 9 isoform X1: protein MANVKVAVRVRPLNSRESAEGGRLAVQVEEKFARIQNVKLDGRTEGTVDSREKLLEFCFDYCYWSVDPADPHYASQEEVFQDLGVSVLSGASEGYNVCLFAYGQTGSGKTYTMMGTPDSIGLTPRICQGLFRAEDAFPDGQNSSRVEISFLEIYNERVRDLLRGGEQKKRSSLRVREHPEKGPYVQDLSQHVVSDCKQAMDLLEEGIANRMTAATHNHDASSRSHAIFTIQYTQAILENNLPSETVSKINLVDLAGSERADPNYCRDRLTEGSNINKSLVTLGIVISALAQNSQMSSSCQSINSVASEGDGSTVGSHSSSLSGGGGGGRRHCFIPYRDSVLTWLLKDSLGGNSKTIMIATVSPSANSYNETLSTLRYAAHARNIVNKPRVNEDAHVRLIRELREEIERLKSMLLSFELQRNPSPSLSDERDGSLSEIVLQNELKVEQLTKDWSESWRDKQELLEQYSMDINRDRAGFLINSLQPHLVALDGDVLSTGVIFYHLREGVTYIGPQDHIEEPQIVLQGSASCEIENHGGVVTLRPRPGCICLLNDREVTEPCRLAQGTVITLGGVHKFRFNHPAEAAVLRERRRASEGNVACTYGDVCPVSNDGSVNGLKLPQEPGGCLAPSDEPAARQRVEEQKRYVESLRREIQAEQRRGERDLEREQAHLRQQHSEIQQWILQEKHRLKTVEGRATQESGVQADLFPAPLLEKLMAQEFRSQGDLTAETPPPEVRARKKAAQDEMLKHHALCRAESRIRRKKLQYQLKKIANKQHLLDAKRELQQLEKILPPESPELGSSSKLQEQSLSTRRHSFSADLLSRLYPQHTPIFRHFLKRNKSTEQTSDSSTTSNSVGCRKWISDECLPRERTQSCSGSFFSGHHQSSRNRGSSPENIKQTAKEEPQYQSCPRQPERKPLLPNRDLSFKNKFDQKTSAALRSPLRTASLPVSKENTQHGPDKGSFEKSSHHADNNGLKTITKSLSLSVGPRIKTALSKVFRKPPSGVKGGRSFKPLGRIAGKFHWRQRGHKSLKDTKTSQNKGVIKAAASFEELDQPTPFDGVRQRRWHSTGALVSRTGGRTGRQQEHGDGDEGASDCESLFSLDSLSSAYATALAEQLRQEFLALSEAESDDSEMSKDSLTFEKNGKSSTVQRRRQTAVATYSLVADSALSSMPNIGTAGGRLDLDCTQKPLVTPTEAYRSQRAPSLKRQIDTIRKSPSQGSLVVDSRDTAHDLIQDFGSTQTTPASSPRSLSSCSGREPEHMLTDAWSSAGVAQSPRINGDSPPSREESSTASFSDSQGGLRSYSSTSSCTDGVSLTTQGRGSEVSRDSQAPVVAEDVLMSGCCTEPTSLSKAPADTHDYSSTHPAPGPSADQAARVSPAEILQTTRAASASTADITMSSDTEISSSGADFPTDGEVSDELPDAGSHFQDSTKEEAPQIGEERLRHMQRYHFRNTEDLFMWKETRGTEQPIALQQDAVKQPGKDSRKRNKGQQEAVMSCLKIPKRSNSGESLTFPDRPGDNLDVIWPDDNNKTSDTEGEQSAHHPDSCGFDSVCVPGSRRRDAADSADSPVSGVKNRELEPNGPILKDTGFLHGDRRSENDTVVGDNEVVEEDDASLQEVEETEAGRRKNYKQPICKSDAICSAIDRRISEVVKEHTKVSLIGRNAAQRIQNLSALSSSPCPVSFNSDEQIWMESQLTDKKSNDVKAAINLFESPSKVTSSCTLFTAGYLASNISGPLSASDAGGRRCYSEITQTVSNNHEEPVDGCRAFQNTSTKTTDNQSNLSLDWDGGRDCSCGRPAQPSVSFSGRHLFPSRNPSQENTSEKTAQEMIDAHERKVTSLLNLTVNDISSRRMDGQSGTRAPAVNAELIPHLLTLHPGSEVVRMDQTASCPERDGSSSKHSSPETMPNLNLFTNRELHEGSVETDSKERSKPCKSQQRRSEHLAQTYVINMNYKETSQNVSAARCNVDRHFPTNRSEACMMKICQDQAPLETKSKRTARVEDLKTSQVNSSRNARCVGSVTSKETVLKVGDPDLIPTLNKTKRFKKPKIIKACPAASSDSSLKSSDEDEEDEKVTRTKWVKLSSESHGVKETRQRRNSDAEKSVSASATESETRTSDGNYGKPDVKIQIHTEAASRKTDVEQISLSAERAETRNAPKCQDSIIHFTSSDINPFARQWQCCSSAPDGHKNPAFGSAADLSCKSPLLNSSEKQITRCCSVDDGLDGQNSPFISHLSTYATNKGLSSTLSSMEASAELHRRLSGLTLNCSSSGNQGPPGFCNSSSQVDEIMFVCPSEQECKPSKAKRTCEHGVQTERWSQTVSNCSSSSVLRRKERHRRSHTDVPVSQRSRVDITDSPTWASMESMSAHLSKLIHSTSDLLGDVQGLRTGEVCKHSPRRSIVFSDHSTSPADSAGRDRSTQTASDVAIQTEELTAPSESRGKEKSSSHEVNVIVKVIGSEVASVSQDQNTRRAVKTNAGEKMQSMPDLSCHIAAACHSQSDLLTSPRAKTAADSHRRGRSASSRVWKHSAADAAGHRGAAMSEINPASLKKCYERKGKHISSLTNQLLSSSKTPASYTDRASSPILTVGTRFSHRQRRKQSTKYKDEETNPPCEDESLAVPSDSDLSPRQDCLGCGVSSTKSSLERVSEMNCSGPEDLDKCSSTSASSLGGYTEPGSLNYKDNQHASQWQATPQPWTTSSSVNGSVSQTHISPASKLTDKHKRVSNFPEDLDIDLYNAFPVMDKEDDVASLAPSDCNTEVLVNTEPAACAFPSQDHRRVPEDLPMHNKFTNWSGVHRRSSKCSEKRSALLHGDHGNCGEWGETESVGLHAGAKSDRRAEEILKLRQEREQVMASVSLGVNATPLTVELAEAKLHYGLGEMDALLKMLSPRAREEPPAASAPTKQQLYDRHRRSIEGLRQEREERLRTYRRARSLSPSKHAACLHPEAISSAATNVQRKDGNGTRLTDALKGEGRYPSDIELLLRDYSRAREEAKTEIARARERLRERTEQEKRRLQQQAISQEIKQDDLKHRTRISNSTLCTGSSLSLSSGPTSGYNSGTSAPLPHGNRPVLDGQIAAIQDDGQKLRTCPPTCGPQSVKTQRAWLSAQDVQLEFPASGFEPLMASSPSRPVCARQRTASFGSSSSLSSAYQDITSSLLSKALAEVRLASAGDLGNLVAGKASAGWRYQGEERGIRAYYRPSSSPSVHSFLGAGELERPSDRLWDVIRQLSKSHMYQQSVRSVWTRPLDDSTQLVYILTEPSSCHLSQPRDFCCISTESKQGGLSVLAVQSVFEESLPRPSVDAVRGELMPSCWILQPVRSWSGQEITRVFFLLQLDLGTPSFPQRLLNTVARRQAAVIADLDAFIAQ, encoded by the exons ACCTGTCGCAGCACGTGGTCTCGGACTGCAAACAGGCCATGGATCTCCTGGAGGAAGGCATTGCCAACCGCATGACGGCAGCAACCCACAACCACGATGCCAGCAGTAGATCTCATGCCATCTTTACCATTCAGTACACACAG GCAATCCTAGAGAACAACCTTCCTTCAGAAACTGTCAGTAAGATCAACCTGGTGGACTTGGCTGGAAG TGAAAGAGCAGACCCCAACTACTGCAGGGACAGACTGACAGAGGGCTCCAACATCAACAAGTCGCTGGTCACTTTAGGCATCGTCATTTCTGCTCTtg CCCAGAACTCCCAGATGTCAAGCAGCTGTCAGAGCATCAACAGTGTGGCCTCTGAGGGGGACGGCAGCACGGTGGGTAGTCACAGCAGCTCCCTGTCtggggggggtggaggtggcAGGAGGCACTGCTTCATTCCCTACAGAGACTCAGTCCTGACCTGGCTCTTGAAAGACAGCCTGGGTGGCAACTCCAAGACCATTATGATTGCAA cGGTCTCACCCTCTGCTAACAGCTACAACGAGACCCTGAGCACCCTACGCTACGCTGCCCATGCCAGGAACATTGTCAACAAACCACGGGTTAATGAG GATGCACATGTTCGTCTGATCAGGGAACTGAGGGAGGAAATCGAACGACTGAAGAGCATGCTGCTCAGTTTCGAACTG CAACGTAATCCCAGTCCTTCCCTGAGTGATGAAAGGGATGGCAGTCTTTCTGAAATCGTGCTGCAGAACGAACTAAAG GTGGAACAGCTGACCAAGGACTGGTCAGAGAGCTGGAGGGACAaacaggagctgctggagcagtaCAGCATGGACATCAACAGAGACCGGGCCGGCTTCCTCATCAACTCGCTCCAGCCACATCTGGTTGCCCTGGACGGAGACGTTCTCAGCACGGGCGTCATCTTTTATCACCTCAGG gAGGGAGTTACGTACATTGGACCTCAGGACCACATTGAGGAACCCCAAATAG TCCTGCAGGGCAGCGCCAGCTGTGAGATTGAAAACCATGGGGGTGTGGTAACGCTGAGGCCGCGGCCGGGCTGCATCTGCCTGCTCAACGACAGAGAGGTCACCGAGCCCTGCAGACTGGCTCAAG GGACAGTGATTACCTTGGGAGGGGTGCATAAGTTCCGCTTCAACCACCCGGCAGAGGCAGCGGTCCTTCGGGAGCGCAGGCGG GCCAGTGAAGGCAACGTGGCTTGCACCTACGGGGACGTGTGCCCTGTCAGCAATGACGGCAG TGTCAACGGATTAAAGCTCCCACAAGAGCCGGGCGGCTGTCTCGCTCCCTCTGACGAGCCGGCAGCCAGGCAGCGTGTAGAGGAGCAGAAACGCTACGTGGAGAGTTTGAGACGGGAGATTCAGGCTGAGCAGAGACGGGGAGAGAGGGACCTGGAGAGGGAGCAAGCCCACCTCCGACAGCAGCACAGTGAGA TCCAGCAGTGGATTTTGCAGGAGAAACACCGGCTGAAGACTGTCGAGGGAAGAGCCACCCAGGAGTCTGGAGTTCAGGCGGACCTCTTCCCTGCTCCGCTTCTGGAGAAGCTAATGGCTCAGGAGTTCAGGAGTCAAGGAGATCTTACAGCAGAGACTCCCCCCCCAGAGGTCCGGGCCAGGAAGAAAGCAGCCCAGGATGAGATGCTGAAACATCACGCGCTTTGCCGCGCCGAGAGCCGCATCCGTCGGAAAAAGCTTCAGTACCAGCTGAAGAAAATCGCCAATAAGCAACATTTATTGGATGCTAAGAGAGAATTGCAACAGTTGGAGAAGATTCTTCCTCCAGAGTCCCCTGAGCTGGGATCCTCCTCAAAGCTCCAAGAACAATCGCTTTCCACCCGCAGACACTCCTTTTCAGCTGATCTTTTGTCCCGGCTCTACCCACAACACACACCTATTTTTAG ACACTTTCTCAAGAGAAACAAATCCACagaacaaacttcagattcatcCACAACGTCTAATTCCGTCGGGTGCAGAAAGTGGATATCAGATGAGTGTCTCCCTCGGGAGAGAACCCAGAGTTGTTCCGGCTCTTTCTTCTCTGGACATCACCAGTCCAGCCGGAATAGAGGGAGCTCCCCGGAAAACATCAAACAAACCGCCAAAGAGGAACCACAATATCAGTCGTGCCCCAGACAGCCAGAAAGAAAACCTCTGCTGCCAAACAGAGACTTGTctttcaagaacaaatttgaccAGAAAACATCAGCTGCGCTGAGATCTCCCCTGAGAACCGCCTCGCTGCCAGTCAGCAAGGAAAATACTCAACACGGCCCTGACAAGGGCTCGTTTGAGAAAAGCTCACACCACGCGGACAACAACGGACTTAAAACCATCACCaaatccctctctctctctgtggggCCCAGGATAAAAACAGCCCTGTCCAAAGTTTTCAGAAAACCCCCCTCAGGCGTAAAGGGAGGACGGAGCTTTAAGCCTCTCGGGAGGATAGCGGGTAAATTTCACTGGAGACAAAGAGGACACAAGAGCCTTAAAGATACCAAAACGAGTCAAAACAAAGGTGTGATTAAAGCCGCTGCCTCGTTTGAAGAGCTGGATCAGCCGACTCCGTTTGACGGCGTCAGACAGAGACGGTGGCACAGCACCGGGGCTCTGGTGAGCAGGACCGGCGGACGGACAGGCAGGCAGCAGGAGCACGGAGACGGGGATGAAGGAGCATCCGACTGTGAGAGCCTTTTCTCCCTCGACTCTTTGTCCTCTGCTTACGCAACAGCCCTGGCGGAGCAGCTCAGGCAAGAGTTCCTGGCCCTCAGTGAAGCAGAGAGTGACGACAGTGAAATGTCTAAAGATTCATTGACTTTTGAGAAGAATGGCAAATCCTCAACAGTGCAGAGACGTAGACAGACGGCGGTAGCAACCTACTCCCTGGTGGCAGATTCTGCCCTCTCATCCATGCCAAACATCGGGACAGCGGGGGGCCGTTTAGACTTGGACTGCACACAGAAACCACTCGTGACCCCGACAGAGGCCTACCGGAGCCAGCGAGCCCCCTCGCTGAAAAGACAAATTGATACAATAAGGAAATCTCCTTCTCAGGGCTCATTAGTAGTGGATTCCAGAGACACAGCTCATGATTTGATCCAGGACTTTGGGAGCACACAGACCACTCCAGCCAGCAGCCCACGCTCTCTGAGCAGCTGCAGCGGGAGGGAGCCAGAACACATGCTCACTGATGCCTGGTCCTCCGCCGGCGTGGCCCAGAGCCCCAGGATCAACGGGGATTCTCCGCCTTCCCGTGAAGAGAGCAGCACCGCCAGTTTCTCAGACTCTCAGGGTGGATTGAGAAGCTACAGCTCCACATCCTCCTGCACGGACGGCGTAAGCCTAACAACGCAGGGACGCGGCTCTGAGGTTTCAAGGGACTCTCAGGCTCCTGTAGTAGCAGAAGATGTCTTGATGTCAGGTTGTTGTACAGAACCCACGTCATTGAGCAAAGCTCCTGCAGATACTCACGACTACAGCTCCACACATCCAGCACCCGGGCCCTCTGCTGATCAAGCCGCCCGCGTGTCACCGGCAGAGATTCTCCAAACCACACGAGCAGCATCGGCGTCTACAGCTGACATCACGATGTCCTCTGACACTGAAATAAGTTCATCTGGAGCAGATTTCCCCACAGATGGGGAAGTTTCGGATGAGCTGCCGGATGCAGGGAGTCACTTCCAAGATTCCACTAAAGAGGAAGCGCCACAAATCGGAGAAGAGCGGTTGAGGCACATGCAGCGGTATCATTTTAGGAATACTGAGGATTTATTTATGTGGAAGGAAACCAGAGGCACTGAGCAGCCCATTGCACTGCAGCAAGACGCTGTTAAACAGCCTGGCaaagattccaggaagaggaacaAGGGCCAACAGGAAGCTGTTATGAGCTGCCTGAAAATACCAAAAAGGAGCAACAGCGGGGAGTCGCTCACTTTCCCCGACAGACCAGGTGACAACCTGGATGTTATTTGGCCTGACGACAATAACAAAACCAGTGACACGGAAGGGGAGCAGTCTGCCCATCACCCTGACAGCTGTGGGTTTGATTCTGTTTGTGTTCCTGGCAGCCGTAGACGAGACGCAGCAGATTCAGCCGACTCGCCGGTCTCCGGCGTCAAGAACAGGGAGCTTGAACCAAACGGGCCGATCTTGAAGGACACTGGGTTTCTGCACGGGGACAGGCGTTCAGAGAATGACACGGTTGTTGGAGATAATGAGGTGGTTGAAGAGGACGATGCATCACTGCAGGAGGTCGAGGAAACAGAAGCAGGACGAAGGAAAAATTATAAACAACCCATTTGTAAATCCGATGCCATTTGTAGTGCTATTGATCGGAGGATCTCTGAGGTGGTGAAAGAGCACACAAAAGTGTCTCTTATTGGCAGAAACGCTGCTCAGAGGATTCAAAATCTCAGTGCCCTGTCATCGTCTCCGTGTCCTGTTAGTTTTAACAGCGATGAACAAATATGGATGGAAAGCCAGCTGACAGATAAAAAGAGTAACGATGTGAAAGCAGCAATTAATTTATTTGAAAGTCCTTCAAAAGTCACAAGCAGCTGCACATTATTCACAGCTGGGTACTTGGCATCCAATATATCTGGTCCATTGAGTGCGAGCGACGCAGGCGGCCGGCGTTGCTACAGTGAAATTACACAAACCGTTAGCAATAATCACGAGGAGCCAGTTGATGGTTGTCGTGCTTTTCAAAACACGTCAACCAAAACAACCGACAACCAGTCAAATCTGAGCCTCGACTGGGACGGAGGACGTGATTGTTCGTGCGGCCGGCCGGCACAACCAAGTGTATCGTTCTCAGGAAGACATTTATTTCCATCAAGAAACCCTTCTCAAGAAAACACTTCAGAGAAAACTGCTCAAGAAATGATTGATGCGCATGAACGCAAAGTAACATCTCTCCTTAATCTGACCGTTAATGATATTTCCTCCCGAAGAATGGACGGCCAGAGCGGTACCAGAGCCCCGGCTGTGAATGCTGAGCTCATCCCTCATCTCTTAACTCTGCACCCGGGCTCAGAGGTCGTCCGCATGGACCAGACGGCCAGTTGTCCTGAAAGGGACGGTTCTTCATCCAAACACAGCTCACCAGAGACTATGCCAAACCTGAACCTTTTTACCAACAGGGAATTACACGAAGGAAGTGTAGAAACGGACTCAAAGGAAAGAAGCAAACCTTGCAAAAGTCAACAAAGGCGTTCAGAGCACCTCGCTCAAACGTACGTGATCAATATGAATTACAAAGAAACAAGTCAAAATGTATCAGCTGCACGGTGCAACGTTGATAGACACTTTCCAACAAACAGAAGCGAAGCCTGCATGATGAAGATTTGCCAGGATCAAGCACCGTTGGAGACCAAATCTAAAAGAACTGCACGTGTCGAAGATCTGAAAACGTCACAAGTAAACAGCAGCAGAAATGCAAGATGTGTCGGCTCCGTCACGTCCAAAGAGACCGTGTTAAAGGTAGGTGATCCTGATCTTATACCCACATTAAACAAGACGAAACGGTTCAAAAAGCCTAAGATCATCAAAGCGTGTCCTGCTGCCTCCTCTGACTCGTCTCTCAAGTCATCAGATGAGGACGAAGAAGATGAAAAAGTCACGAGAACTAAGTGGGTTAAGCTGAGCTCTGAGAGTCATGGCGTGAAAGAAACCAGGCAGCGAAGAAATAGCGACGCAGAAAAATCTGTATCCGCATCCGCCACCGAATCTGAGACAAGGACTTCTGATGGGAATTATGGAAAACCTGACGTTAAGATTCAAATTCATACAGAAGCAGCTTCGCGCAAGACAGATGTGGAACAAATCAGCCTGTCTGCAGAGAGAGCTGAAACACGAAATGCACCCAAGTGCCAAGACTCCATCATTCACTTCACATCCAGCGACATCAACCCGTTTGCACGCCAGTGGCAATGCTGCAGTTCAGCCCCAGACGGCCACAAGAACCCGGCGTTTGGAAGTGCCGCCGACCTCTCCTGCAAATCTCCACTTCTAAACAGCTCGGAGAAACAGATAACAAGGTGCTGCAGCGTCGACGACGGTCTGGACGGGCAGAACTCTCCGTTCATCTCCCACCTGAGCACGTACGCCACCAACAAGGGGCTCTCTAGCACGCTCAGCAGCATGGAGGCCTCTGCAGAGCTTCACCGCCGCCTCTCCGGCCTGACGTTAAACTGCAGCTCGTCAGGAAACCAAGGGCCTCCTGGTTTCTGCAACAGCTCCAGTCAGGTGGATGAAATCATGTTTGTTTGTCCGTCTGAGCAAGAGTGTAAGCCGAGCAAAGCAAAGAGGACGTGTGAACACGGCGTTCAGACCGAGCGCTGGAGTCAGACGGTCAGTaattgcagcagcagcagcgttcTGAGGAGGAAAGAGCGTCACAGGAGGAGCCACACGGACGTCCCTGTGAGCCAGAGAAGCAGAGTGGACATCACAGACTCCCCTACGTGGGCCAGTATGGAGAGCATGTCAGCTCACCTGTCCAAGTTAATTCACAGCACCTCAGACCTGCTGGGAGACGTCCAGGGACTGAGGACAGGCGAGGTCTGCAAACACAGTCCAAGGAGAAGTATCGTCTTCTCAGATCACAGCACATCTCCCGCTGACAGCGCAGGGAGAGACCGCTCCACTCAAACGGCCTCAGATGTTGCGATCCAGACCGAAGAGCTCACGGCGCCGTCAGAAAGCAGAGGGAAAGAAAAGTCGAGCTCTCACGAAGTCAACGTGATAGTGAAAGTAATTGGTTCTGAAGTTGCCAGCGTCTCCCAAGACCAGAACACGCGGCGCGCGGTGAAAACTAACGCGGGTGAGAAGATGCAGAGCATGCCTGACCTGAGCTGCCACATCGCCGCCGCCTGCCACTCACAATCTGACCTTCTCACGTCACCTCGAGCAAAGACTGCAGCTGATAGCCACCGGCGGGGCCGGTCGGCCTCATCTCGAGTCTGGAAGCACAGCGCTGCCGATGCAGCGGGCCACAGAGGAGCTGCGATGTCTGAAATCAACCCCGCGTCTTTAAAGAAGTGCTACGAGAGGAAGGGAAAGCACATCTCTTCTTTAACAAACCAACTATTATCTTCCTCAAAGACACCGGCTTCTTACACAGACCGAGCCTCCTCTCCTATTCTCACCGTGGGAACAAGATTCTCCCACCGGCAAAGAAGAAAGCAGTCGACAAAATATAAGGATGAAGAAACAAACCCTCCCTGTGAGGATGAGAGCCTCGCCGTTCCTTCTGATTCAGATCTGAGTCCCAGACAGGACTGTCTGGGTTGTGGCGTCTCTTCGACTAAATCGTCGCTTGAGAGAGTGAGTGAAATGAATTGCTCGGGTCCTGAAGACCTGGACAAGTGTTCTTCGACCTCTGCGTCATCGCTGGGCGGTTACACCGAACCGGGAAGCCTGAACTACAAAGACAACCAACACGCCTCTCAATGGCAGGCGACCCCCCAGCCGTGGACGACTTCCAGCTCTGTGAACGGGTCGGTTTCACAGACTCACATTTCCCCCGCCTCAAAACTGACAGATAAACATAAACGTGTATCCAACTTCCCTGAAGATTTGGACATCGATTTGTACAATGCGTTTCCCGTCATGGACAAGGAGGACGACGTGGCGTCACTGGCGCCCAGCGACTGTAACACAGAAGTCCTGGTGAACACCGAACCGGCCGCCTGCGCGTTTCCCTCCCAAGATCACCGGAGGGTCCCGGAGGACCTGCCCATGCACAACAAGTTCACCAACTGGTCGGGCGTCCACCGTCGGAGCTCCAAGTGCTCCGAGAAACGGTCGGCGTTGCTACACGGCGACCACGGGAACTGCGGCGAGTGGGGCGAGACGGAGAGCGTCGGCTTGCACGCCGGAGCGAAGAGCGACAGAAGGGCGGAAGAGATACTGAAGCTGCGGCAGGAGAGGGAGCAGGTGATGGCGAGCGTCAGCCTCGGCGTGAACGCCACTCCTCTGACCGTGGAGCTGGCGGAGGCCAAGCTGCACTACGGGCTGGGAGAGATGGACGCGCTGCTGAAGATGCTGTCCCCGAGGGCCAGGGAGGAGCCGCCAGCGGCCTCCGCTCCCACCAAACAACAGCTGTACGACAG ACACCGGCGGAGCATCGAGGGGTTGAGGCAGGAAAGAGAGGAACGCCTCCGGACTTATCGGAGGGCTCGCAGCCTGAGTCCCAGCAAACACGCCGCCTGCTTGCATCCGGAGGCCATTTCCTCTGCTGCCACCAACGTTCAGCGCAAGGACGGGAACGGCACCAG ATTAACGGATGCCCTCAAAGGCGAGGGCCGATATCCCTCCGACATCGAGCTGCTGCTGCGGGACTACAGCCGAGCCCGAGAAGAAGCCAAGACGGAGATCGCTagagcgcgagagcgactgcgAGAGAGGACGGAGCAGGAGAAGaggaggctgcagcagcaggcCATATCCCAGGAGATCAAG CAGGATGACCTGAAGCACCGGACAAGAATCAGCAACAGCACCTTGTGCACAGGATCCAGTCTGAGTCTGTCCTCCGGTCCCACGTCGGGCTACAACAGCGGCACCTCGGCTCCGCTGCCACATGGCAACAGGCCGGTGTTAGACGGACAG ATTGCAGCGATCCAGGACGACGGACAGAAGCTGAGGACGTGTCCTCCTACATGTGGTCCTCAGAGTGTGAAGACACAGCGGGCCTGGCTGTCGGCTCAAG atgtccagcttgagtttccTGCGAGCGGCTTTGAACCACTCATGGCTTCGTCTCCATCCCGCCCTGTATGTGCACGCCAACGAACGGCCTCCTTCGGCTCCTCCTCTTCCCTATCGTCAGCCTATCAGGACATCACGTCCAGTCTCCTCAGTAAAGCCTTGGCCGAG GTCCGACTAGCTTCAGCTGGGGATTTAGGGAACCTGGTGGCGGGCAAAGCCTCGGCAGGTTGGAG GTACCAAGGGGAAGAGCGGGGAATTCGGGCGTACTACAGGCCTTCATCCAGCCCATCTGTGCACAGTTTCCTGGGAGCCGGGGAGCTGGAAAGACCCTCGGACAGATTGTGGGACGTAATCCGCCAGTTGTCTAAGAGCCACATGTACCAGCAGTCGGTCCGCTCTGTGTGGACGCGACCACTAGATGACAGCACTCAGCTGG TTTACATATTAACGGAGCCGTCCAGCTGCCACCTGAGCCAGCCGCGGGACTTCTGCTGCATCAGCACCGAGTCTAAACAG GGTGGCCTGAGCGTGCTGGCGGTGCAGTCCGTGTTCGAGGAGTCTCTGCCTCGGCCGAGTGTGGATGCTGTCCGGGGGGAATTGATGCCTAGTTGCTGGATCCTCCAACCAGTGAGGAGTTGGAGTGGACAGGAAATCACCAGAGTCTTCTTCCTATTACAG CTGGACCTCGGAACCCCGTCTTTTCCTCAACGACTCCTGAACACTGTTGCCAGGAGACAAGCAGCTGTCATCGCTGATCTCGACGCATTCATCGCTCAGTAA